A genomic window from Xyrauchen texanus isolate HMW12.3.18 chromosome 31, RBS_HiC_50CHRs, whole genome shotgun sequence includes:
- the ccn1 gene encoding CCN family member 1: MFAWAVVVILVTHFNVVFSSCPATCSCPLELPKCTPGVSLVSDGCGCCKVCARQLNEDCSKTEPCDHTKGLECNFGASHGATRGICRAKSEGRPCEYNSRIYQNGESFQPNCKHQCTCIDGAVGCIPLCPQELSLPTLGCANPRLVKVPGQCCEEWVCDDGKQREPSHKLFGNDPIVDDSESDLTNKNELISGLNPALKTLPAFRMQPESRRFEKCIIQITPWSQCSKTCGTGISTRITNDNRDCKLVKESRICEVRPCSQSQHASLKKGKKCNRTKKSMQPVKFTYAGCSSLKKYHPRYCGSCVDGRCCSPQQTRTIRVKYRCEDGETFNKNVMMIESCKCTYNCSHDNDTSYPFYRLFNDIHKFRD, from the exons ATGTTTGCTTGGGCTGTTGTCGTGATCCTTGTTACACACTTTAATGTG GTATTCTCCAGTTGCCCGGCGACATGCTCATGCCCGTTAGAGCTGCCCAAGTGCACACCTGGAGTCAGTCTGGTATCGGACGGCTGCGGCTGCTGCAAAGTTTGCGCAAGACAGTTGAACGAAGACTGCAGCAAGACCGAGCCGTGCGACCACACCAAAGGGCTGGAGTGCAACTTTGGGGCCAGCCATGGGGCCACCAGGGGCATCTGCCGAG CCAAATCTGAGGGCAGACCATGTGAGTACAACAGCAGGATCTATCAGAATGGAGAGAGTTTCCAACCCAACTGCAAGCATCAGTGCACGTGCATCGACGGGGCGGTGGGGTGCATTCCTCTGTGCCCACAAGAGCTCTCCCTGCCAACGCTGGGCTGCGCCAACCCCAGACTGGTCAAAGTGCCAGGCCAGTGCTGCGAGGAATGGGTTTGCGACGATGGAAAGCAAAGGGAACCATCTCACAAGCTGTTCGGCAACGACCCAATAGTCGATGATTCCGAAAGTGACCTCACCAACAAGAACGAGCTCATCTCTGGACTCAACCCTGCACTCAAAACTTTACCTG cattCCGAATGCAGCCGGAATCCCGCAGGTTTGAGAAGTGCATAATCCAGATAACACCCTGGTCTCAATGCTCCAAGACCTGTGGCACTGGAATCTCCACTAGAATAACCAATGACAACAGAGACTGCAAACTGGTGAAGGAGAGCAGGATCTGTGAAGTCCGTCCATGCAGTCAGTCGCAACACGCTAGCCTGAAG AAAGGAAAGAAATGCAACCGTACCAAGAAGTCCATGCAGCCGGTGAAGTTCACCTACGCCGGATGTTCCAGCCTGAAGAAGTACCATCCCAGGTACTGCGGCTCCTGCGTGGACGGCCGCTGCTGCAGTCCGCAGCAAACACGCACCATCCGCGTCAAGTACCGCTGCGAAGACGGCGAGACCTTCAACAAGAACGTCATGATGATCGAGTCCTGCAAGTGCACCTACAACTGCTCCCACGACAACGACACCTCCTACCCCTTTTACAGACTCTTCAACGACATCCACAAGTTCAGAGATTGA